A part of Aspergillus oryzae RIB40 DNA, chromosome 7 genomic DNA contains:
- a CDS encoding DUF803 domain membrane protein (uncharacterized conserved protein) — protein MDFSTLEARSDSGSGRPASYKAIGISLAVASGLFIGVSFVLKKTGLLRANVKYNEEAGEGYGYLKNFYWWAGMTLMIIGELCNFVAYAFVDAILVTPLGALSVVVTTILSAIFLKERLSFVGKVGCFTCILGSVIIAMNAPEQSSVSNIQEMQKYVIAPGFLSYAGVIIVGSIVTAVWAGPRYGKKSMFVYISICSSIGGLSVVATQGLGAAILAQINGESQFKHWFLYVLFAFVVATLLTEIIYLNKALNIFNAALVTPTYYVFFTSATIITSAILFQGFKGTGMQIATVILGFLQICAGVVLLQLSKSAKDVPDSAVFKGDLDQIREVATQEEPETEPKADSIRGTAAIIRRISTPRRTMEAEEARRYLRERQEDKLHPPAENEIIEWDGLRRRKTVLGEGPTMTRSGTRTPSVKKPLPPLGMSRFPDESERPNTRQSSRSFLDEIRMRSPSHSWQPIRDHDPSQPAALAPMSSIHSSRGDTSYHGPARSDTSHSITWADEPPEPPAHGSKRQFSFHAFHRPKSDVPKSPRGILRKGHERKPTEEERLGLVRGDSRDDMDEKLDRTYSNDSMEDELPSGAHTFTAAPPYQEHHFHSVETSPQRPSRLIRNPLPPLPDEPPLEPYTQVELGLPSYRRMSDASAGSLSSGPSRGWEQGGWRRP, from the exons ATGGATTTTTCAACTCTCGAGGCTCGCTCCGATTCCGGAAGCGGTCGACCGGCCTCCTACAAAGCCATCGGTATATCTTTAGCGGTCGCATCGGGTCTATTCATCGGTGTTTCGTTCGTACTCAAAAAGACGGGTCTGCTGAGGGCCAACGTCAAATACAATGAGGAGGCCGGCGAGGGGTACGGATACCTGAAGAACTTCTACTGGTGGGCTGGTATGACGCTAATGATAATCGGGGAGCTTTGCAACTTCGTCGCTTATGCCTTCGTTGATGCAATTTTGGTGACTCCGTTGGGTGCGCTGTCAGTCGTGGTGACGACGATTCtatctgccatcttcctcaaggAACGGCTGAGTTTCGTCGGTAAGGTTGGCTGTTTTACCTGCATTCTCGGCTCTGTTATCATTGCGATGAATGCGCCTGAGCAGTCATCCGTAAGCAACATTCAGGAAATGCAGAAATATGTCATCGCCCCCGGGTTTTTGTCGTACGCTGGCGTTATCATCGTGGGCAGCATCGTCACGGCTGTGTGGGCTGGGCCTCGAtacggaaagaagagcatGTTCGTCTACATTAGTATCTGCAGTTCTATTGGTGGGTTAAGCGTGGTCGCTACGCAGGGACTGGGAGCGGCGATTTTGGCGCAGATCAACGGGGAATCGCAGTTCAAGCATTGGTTTCTCTACGTCTTGTTTGCGTTCGTCGTGGCGACTTTATTGACTGAAATTATTTATCTCAAT AAAGCGTTGAACATCTTCAATGCCGCCTTGGTAACTCCTACCTACTACGTCTTTTTCACCAGCGCCACGATTATCACTTCGGCAATTCTTTTCCAAGGTTTCAAAGGGACTGGCATGCAGATCGCTACAGTCATCCTGGGCTTTTTGCAGATCTGCGCCGGTGTTGTCCTACTGCAGCTCTCCAAGTCCGCCAAGGACGTCCCCGACTCCGCTGTCTTCAAAGGCGACCTCGACCAGATTCGTGAGGTGGCCACACAGGAAGAGCCAGAGACAGAGCCCAAGGCCGATTCTATCCGTGGGACTGCCGCTATTATTCGTAGGATATCTACACCCCGCCGTACGATGGAGGCAGAGGAGGCACGACGCTATTTAAGAGAACGACAAGAAGACAAGCTACACCCGCCTGCAGAGAATGAGATCATCGAGTGGGATGGTTTGCGCCGGCGCAAGACTGTCCTCGGTGAAGGACCAACGATGACCCGGAGTGGAACTCGCACGCCGTCAGTCAAGAAGCCGCTCCCCCCATTGGGAATGTCCCGGTTCCCGGATGAATCAGAGCGCCCCAATACCAGGCAGAGTAGTCGTTCTTTCTTAGATGAGATTCGAATGCGGTCTCCGAGTCATTCATGGCAACCAATTCGAGACCATGACCCTAGTCAACCGGCGGCTCTAGCCCCTATGTCATCGATCCATAGCAGCAGAGGCGACACAAGTTATCACGGACCAGCTCGAAGTGACACATCTCATTCTATAACATGGGCGGATGAACCCCCTGAACCTCCAGCACATGGTTCTAAACGCCAATTTTCATTCCATGCTTTCCATCGACCCAAGTCTGACGTGCCCAAGTCCCCTCGGGGCATCTTGCGGAAGGGCCATGAACGTAAACCCACGGAAGAGGAACGTTTAGGGCTGGTCCGAGGAGACTCGAGGGACGATATGGATGAGAAACTGGATCGTACATATTCGAATGATAGTATGGAGGACGAGTTACCATCAGGTGCACATACGTTTACTGCAGCACCGCCATACCAAGAACATCACTTCCATTCAGTTGAGACCAGCCCACAGCGGCCGTCCCGGCTTATACGGAACCCACTACCGCCATTACCAGACGAACCGCCTCTAGAGCCCTACACTCAGGTCGAGCTTGGTTTACCTAGCTACCGCCGCATGTCTGACGCAAGCGCAGGGTCGCTGTCGTCGGGTCCAAGCAGAGGTTGGGAACAAGGAGGGTGGCGACGGCCCTAG